In one uncultured Methanoregula sp. genomic region, the following are encoded:
- a CDS encoding VWA domain-containing protein, with amino-acid sequence MPGFYSPLWLSGLIIIPVLAAIYAWILKEKKNEAIVFSRLGFVKSALGDGRKSGRMHILFALTLAALALLVIGLADPHIPLEQTKEGVNVILVMDDSGSMQADDYKPSRIEAAKSAGEILLNSLDPKDYAGVVVFESGATTAAYLSPDKDRVRQKLFSVTPRSGQTAIGDGLALAIDMAGSIPGRKKVVILLSDGVNNAGVITPDEAVGFAKEAGVQVFTVGMGSEQPVVTGYDWIGNPQYARLDEATLRSIAANTNGKYFKSVDERTLKEIYAGLNQQITREKEETSVKDLFFAGALALLVIELYLRYGRGRIIQ; translated from the coding sequence TTGCCAGGATTTTATAGCCCGCTCTGGCTTTCCGGACTCATCATCATCCCCGTTCTCGCAGCGATATATGCCTGGATCTTGAAAGAGAAGAAGAACGAGGCTATCGTCTTCTCCCGGCTTGGGTTTGTTAAATCCGCGCTTGGCGATGGCAGGAAATCAGGGAGGATGCATATCCTCTTTGCCCTTACGCTTGCAGCACTTGCCCTGCTCGTCATCGGCCTTGCCGATCCCCACATTCCGCTCGAACAGACAAAGGAAGGTGTCAATGTTATCCTTGTCATGGATGACTCCGGCAGTATGCAGGCTGACGATTACAAACCGTCCCGGATCGAAGCAGCTAAAAGTGCCGGCGAGATCCTCTTAAACAGCCTTGATCCGAAGGATTATGCAGGGGTGGTTGTGTTCGAATCCGGTGCAACTACCGCGGCATACTTAAGCCCGGACAAGGACCGGGTCCGCCAGAAACTCTTTTCCGTTACCCCCCGTTCCGGGCAGACGGCAATCGGAGACGGCCTGGCCCTGGCAATCGATATGGCAGGGTCCATTCCGGGCCGGAAGAAAGTGGTTATCCTGCTCTCCGACGGGGTAAACAATGCCGGCGTGATCACACCGGATGAGGCAGTCGGGTTTGCAAAAGAGGCGGGTGTCCAGGTATTTACCGTGGGGATGGGTTCAGAACAGCCGGTTGTAACGGGATATGACTGGATCGGCAACCCCCAGTATGCCCGGCTCGATGAGGCAACCCTCCGGTCGATTGCAGCGAACACGAACGGGAAATATTTCAAATCCGTTGATGAGCGGACGTTGAAAGAGATCTATGCCGGCCTGAACCAGCAGATTACCCGCGAGAAGGAAGAGACGAGTGTCAAAGACCTCTTTTTTGCAGGGGCCCTCGCTCTCCTCGTCATTGAATTGTATCTGCGCTATGGCCGGGGGAGGATCATCCAGTAA
- a CDS encoding MoxR family ATPase has product MNAEIQQLTDEAKVNAGKLDGIRQEMKTVIVGQHDVIDRLLIALCADGHVLLEGVPGIAKTLTIRTLSECIDCSFKRLQFTPDLLPADILGTRIYNQKDSTFSTVKGPIFSQFILADEINRAPPKVQSALLEAMQEKQVTIQGETHKLGRPFFVLATENPVESEGTYPLPEAQVDRFMFKIQMTYPDKADEVTIIDRFTEGIAITPKKVISAEEILAIQAFTRRVYADPSVKHYVSEIVDATRNPSAYGIDYGRYIALGASPRASIFLVLGGKARAMLDGRGYVIPEDIKAIAHDVLRHRIILNYEGEAEGITTEAVIDRILGVVKVP; this is encoded by the coding sequence GTGAATGCAGAGATACAGCAACTGACAGACGAGGCAAAGGTCAATGCCGGGAAGCTCGACGGGATCCGGCAGGAGATGAAGACGGTCATTGTCGGGCAGCACGATGTCATTGACCGGCTGCTCATAGCCCTCTGTGCTGACGGGCACGTCCTCCTTGAAGGGGTGCCGGGCATTGCAAAGACGCTGACCATCCGTACCCTCTCCGAGTGCATTGACTGCAGCTTTAAGCGGCTCCAGTTCACGCCGGACCTTCTCCCGGCCGATATCCTGGGAACCAGGATCTACAACCAGAAGGATTCCACCTTCTCCACTGTGAAAGGCCCCATCTTTTCCCAGTTTATCCTTGCCGATGAGATCAACCGGGCGCCTCCCAAAGTGCAGTCCGCGCTTCTCGAAGCAATGCAGGAGAAGCAGGTAACTATCCAGGGCGAGACGCACAAGCTTGGCCGGCCGTTCTTTGTGCTCGCAACCGAGAACCCGGTTGAATCCGAGGGCACGTACCCGCTGCCCGAGGCCCAGGTTGACCGGTTCATGTTCAAGATCCAGATGACCTACCCGGACAAAGCGGATGAAGTGACCATCATCGATCGTTTTACCGAAGGGATCGCCATCACGCCAAAAAAAGTGATCTCTGCAGAGGAGATCCTCGCCATCCAGGCATTCACCCGCAGGGTATACGCTGATCCGTCAGTCAAGCACTATGTCAGTGAGATAGTCGATGCAACAAGGAACCCCAGTGCATACGGGATCGATTATGGCCGGTATATTGCGCTCGGGGCATCCCCGCGGGCATCCATCTTTCTCGTCCTTGGCGGGAAAGCCCGTGCAATGCTGGACGGCCGGGGGTATGTCATCCCGGAGGATATCAAGGCCATAGCCCACGATGTCCTGAGGCACCGGATCATTCTCAACTATGAGGGGGAGGCAGAGGGCATCACCACTGAAGCGGTCATCGATCGCATCCTTGGTGTGGTGAAGGTGCCATGA
- a CDS encoding PKD domain-containing protein, with protein MNRKSFRAGVGIVMLLCVLMAVPVAAGLAVSPWPKIGHDPKNTGQSPYSGAQAAAIKWNYTTGGAIQYSSPVLGPDGTIYIGNYGDSRVYALDPEGTIRWTYLTGGAIQSSPAIGADGTIYIGNEGDSKLYALNPDGTLRWTYTTGGGIVASPAIGPDGTIYFGNTGPDTKLYALNPDGTLRWSFSAGGLIYNTPAIGTDGTIYFGNYQDHYIYALNPDGTLRWRYYTGGSAFFVYGSPVIGSDGTLYIGLVNTGDQNKLLALNPDGTPRWTYNTGNGRIYGSVAVGADGTICFGSDDSKFYALNPDGTLRWTYLSGGAFRNPSPAIGADGTIYIGNAGDRNVYALDRDGTLKWTFPTGGIKSWGSPAIGPDGTLYIGSTDGRIYAFSGVLDFTADQTRGKSPLAVQFTGTSALAPASWSWDFGDGTASTDQDPVHTYPSAGTYTVTLTTTAAPGTNTVTKTGYVTVLQGPPAAPHSAGIIPLTVNLSAPGSLAQAAPLATTGISPPAPEANFTADRTWGTSPLTVRFTDTSTGSPRSWSWDFGDGNTSARENPVYTYSQPGNYTVTLTAKNKGGSSTKTRSAPVTVLAKVIMPVPQFSVNTSSGVVPLWVGFSDTSTGPGISRWAWDFDNNGIIDSTDKDPVCVYNKPGNYTVNLTVTNNFGARTISRKDAIIADSLGPVVLFTANVTSGNQPLAVRFSDRSTGPGITGRAWDFNGDGTIDSTDKDPDCMYNTPGNYTVSLTVTNTSGAKKISKKDLITVGSLAPVAAFIANTTTGIPPLAVRFKDTSTGPAITGWAWDFNSDGIIDSTEQDPVCVYNKPGNYTVSLTGTNAYGANTTSREGSVTVTNGAVIDFTANQTAGTLPLAVRFKDTSTGLNITGWAWDFNNDGTIDSTEQDPVCVYNKPGNYTVSLTGTNALGPVTKSRKEFILAISSAPVAGFVANTTTGIPPLAVRFKDTSTGPAITGWAWDFNSDGTIDSTEQDPVCVYSVSGNATVTLRVTNRYGSDSITREDFVTVSSGAPHARFALNKTSGFAPLPVQFRDISDGTNITRRAWDFNGDGIVDSTEQDPSCVYNLPGAYSITFTVTNAQGSDTIVRKKFVTVT; from the coding sequence ATGAACCGTAAATCGTTCAGGGCAGGAGTTGGTATCGTCATGCTCCTTTGCGTACTCATGGCAGTGCCGGTGGCAGCAGGCCTTGCCGTTAGTCCGTGGCCGAAAATCGGCCATGACCCAAAAAACACCGGCCAGTCCCCGTATTCCGGTGCACAGGCCGCTGCAATAAAATGGAACTACACAACCGGGGGCGCTATCCAGTATTCCAGCCCGGTCCTTGGGCCGGATGGCACCATCTATATCGGGAATTACGGGGACAGCAGGGTCTATGCACTGGACCCGGAGGGGACGATCAGGTGGACGTACCTGACGGGGGGCGCCATCCAGAGTTCGCCCGCGATTGGCGCAGATGGCACCATCTATATCGGGAACGAGGGCGACAGCAAACTCTATGCCCTGAACCCGGATGGCACGCTCAGGTGGACCTATACCACCGGGGGAGGCATAGTTGCCTCGCCCGCGATCGGGCCCGATGGCACCATCTATTTCGGGAATACGGGTCCTGATACGAAACTCTATGCGCTGAACCCGGATGGCACCCTCAGGTGGTCCTTTTCCGCCGGGGGCCTTATCTATAACACCCCGGCGATCGGCACGGATGGCACCATCTATTTTGGGAATTATCAGGACCACTATATCTATGCGCTGAACCCTGACGGTACCCTCCGGTGGAGGTACTACACGGGAGGTTCTGCCTTTTTCGTGTACGGATCGCCGGTCATCGGGTCCGACGGGACCCTTTACATTGGACTGGTAAACACGGGAGACCAGAATAAACTCCTTGCACTGAACCCGGATGGTACCCCGCGGTGGACGTATAATACGGGAAACGGGCGTATCTACGGTTCAGTTGCGGTTGGTGCGGACGGGACCATCTGTTTTGGCAGCGACGACAGTAAATTCTACGCGTTAAACCCGGATGGCACGCTCAGATGGACGTACCTGTCGGGAGGAGCGTTCAGGAATCCATCGCCTGCGATCGGTGCGGACGGGACCATCTACATCGGGAATGCCGGTGACCGGAATGTCTATGCACTGGATCGTGACGGGACCCTCAAATGGACCTTCCCGACAGGAGGAATAAAATCCTGGGGCTCTCCGGCGATTGGTCCGGACGGAACCTTGTACATCGGGAGTACTGACGGCCGGATATACGCCTTTTCAGGTGTCCTGGACTTCACCGCAGACCAGACCCGTGGCAAAAGCCCTCTTGCGGTACAATTCACCGGCACATCGGCCCTCGCGCCGGCATCGTGGTCCTGGGACTTCGGGGATGGCACCGCTTCCACGGACCAGGATCCCGTGCATACCTACCCGTCAGCAGGAACCTACACCGTTACGCTCACAACAACCGCCGCCCCGGGCACCAATACCGTCACGAAGACCGGGTATGTCACGGTCCTTCAGGGACCGCCTGCGGCACCCCATAGCGCAGGGATCATTCCCCTGACCGTGAACCTCTCGGCCCCGGGCAGCCTGGCACAGGCCGCCCCCCTTGCCACGACCGGGATATCACCGCCGGCTCCTGAAGCAAACTTCACGGCCGACAGGACATGGGGGACCAGCCCGCTTACCGTCCGGTTCACCGATACTTCAACCGGTTCTCCCCGGTCCTGGTCCTGGGACTTCGGCGACGGCAACACGTCCGCACGGGAGAACCCGGTATATACCTATTCCCAGCCGGGCAACTACACCGTGACCCTGACAGCGAAGAACAAGGGTGGCAGTTCGACTAAGACACGTTCTGCACCCGTTACGGTGCTTGCAAAAGTGATCATGCCGGTCCCGCAGTTCTCCGTTAATACCAGTTCTGGCGTGGTGCCACTCTGGGTCGGGTTCAGCGATACCTCAACCGGCCCGGGAATTTCCCGGTGGGCGTGGGACTTTGACAATAACGGGATCATCGACAGTACGGACAAAGACCCGGTCTGCGTGTACAACAAGCCTGGCAACTACACGGTCAATCTCACCGTTACCAATAATTTCGGAGCCAGGACGATCTCCAGAAAAGACGCCATCATTGCCGACAGTCTCGGTCCTGTCGTCCTGTTTACGGCCAACGTTACCTCGGGTAATCAGCCCCTTGCAGTCCGGTTCAGCGATCGCTCAACCGGCCCGGGAATTACCGGGCGGGCGTGGGACTTCAATGGTGACGGAACCATTGACAGCACGGACAAAGACCCGGACTGCATGTACAACACGCCCGGCAATTACACCGTCAGTCTCACGGTCACCAATACCTCCGGGGCAAAAAAGATCTCAAAGAAAGATCTCATAACAGTCGGCAGTCTTGCCCCTGTTGCAGCATTCATTGCAAACACTACGACCGGCATCCCGCCGCTGGCCGTCCGGTTTAAGGATACTTCGACCGGGCCCGCTATCACCGGGTGGGCGTGGGACTTCAACAGTGACGGGATCATCGACAGCACGGAGCAGGACCCGGTCTGCGTGTACAACAAACCTGGCAACTACACCGTCAGTCTCACCGGTACGAATGCATACGGGGCGAATACCACTTCACGGGAGGGCTCCGTGACCGTGACGAACGGGGCGGTGATCGATTTTACCGCAAACCAGACTGCGGGGACTCTTCCTCTCGCGGTCCGGTTTAAGGATACTTCGACCGGGTTGAACATAACCGGGTGGGCGTGGGACTTCAACAACGACGGGACCATTGACAGCACGGAGCAGGACCCGGTCTGCGTGTACAACAAGCCTGGCAACTACACCGTCAGTCTTACCGGTACGAATGCACTCGGGCCGGTCACGAAATCCAGAAAAGAGTTCATTCTTGCCATAAGTTCCGCCCCGGTTGCCGGTTTTGTCGCAAATACCACGACCGGCATCCCACCGCTGGCCGTCCGGTTTAAGGATACTTCGACCGGGCCCGCTATCACCGGGTGGGCGTGGGACTTCAACAGTGACGGGACCATCGACAGCACGGAGCAGGACCCGGTCTGCGTCTATTCCGTGTCCGGGAACGCCACGGTCACGCTCAGGGTCACCAACCGGTATGGATCGGATTCAATCACCAGGGAAGATTTCGTAACCGTGTCCAGCGGCGCCCCGCATGCACGGTTTGCCCTGAACAAGACAAGCGGTTTTGCACCCCTTCCTGTCCAGTTCAGGGATATTTCAGACGGTACCAACATAACCCGTCGGGCGTGGGACTTCAACGGTGACGGGATCGTTGACAGCACGGAGCAGGACCCTTCCTGTGTCTACAACCTGCCAGGTGCCTATAGTATCACCTTCACCGTCACGAACGCTCAAGGGTCGGACACGATAGTGCGGAAAAAGTTTGTAACGGTGACATGA
- a CDS encoding putative sulfate/molybdate transporter yields MSETTLPKMRFGLSELAGSLGDFGTIIPLVLAVALVSDVNARYILLFFGIWFIITGLWYRLPIPLEPMKAVAVIVIAGTIGSGEIAAAGLILGVIFLVLGYGRFFGIIQKWVPQSVVRGIQLGLALLLFKSSIGFVVKDPTFFIVGIAIIGAFLLLIRYRQIPDLSAIVVIAVGLVGGIALYGLPPISLIPPPQLVIPLPTDFSTAFSTLVLPQVVLTITNAILATSLLTKDLFAQDIEPKRFSTTIGLMNLTSVPFGGFPMCHGAGGLAGQYRYGARTGGANVYAGLIFLILALFFTSPQVLSIIAVGVLGALLVFVGLEMSRHSLKTDSLLVTGIIGVLALVSSMTLAFVAGMILAYLELWIRKKRPRGTAESPKARGNPQN; encoded by the coding sequence GTGTCTGAAACCACCCTTCCCAAGATGCGATTCGGTCTCTCGGAGCTTGCGGGATCGCTGGGTGATTTTGGCACAATCATTCCCCTCGTTCTCGCGGTAGCACTGGTATCGGATGTCAATGCCCGCTACATCCTCCTATTCTTTGGTATCTGGTTCATCATCACCGGTCTCTGGTACCGGCTCCCCATCCCGCTTGAACCAATGAAAGCCGTGGCAGTGATCGTTATTGCCGGAACGATCGGGAGCGGGGAGATCGCCGCAGCCGGGCTTATCCTCGGTGTCATCTTCCTCGTTCTCGGGTACGGCCGCTTCTTCGGCATCATCCAGAAGTGGGTGCCGCAGAGCGTAGTCCGGGGCATCCAGCTGGGTCTTGCCCTGCTGCTCTTCAAATCGTCGATCGGGTTCGTGGTAAAGGATCCGACATTCTTTATCGTGGGGATAGCCATCATCGGTGCATTCCTCCTTCTCATACGGTACCGCCAAATCCCCGACCTTTCCGCGATCGTTGTCATCGCGGTCGGGCTCGTGGGTGGGATCGCCCTCTACGGATTACCTCCCATCAGCCTGATCCCTCCGCCACAGCTGGTCATTCCCCTGCCAACGGATTTCTCCACCGCTTTCTCAACCCTTGTACTCCCGCAGGTTGTCCTGACGATCACAAACGCGATTCTTGCCACATCCCTGCTGACAAAAGACCTTTTCGCGCAGGACATTGAACCGAAGAGATTCTCGACAACGATTGGCCTGATGAACCTCACGTCGGTCCCGTTCGGCGGGTTCCCGATGTGCCACGGGGCGGGAGGACTCGCGGGACAGTACCGGTACGGGGCCCGGACCGGTGGTGCGAATGTGTATGCAGGGTTGATCTTCCTCATTCTCGCTCTCTTCTTTACTTCCCCGCAGGTGCTTTCTATCATCGCGGTGGGTGTCCTCGGTGCGCTTCTCGTCTTTGTAGGACTGGAGATGAGCCGCCACAGTCTCAAGACCGATTCGCTGCTGGTAACCGGGATCATCGGTGTGCTTGCACTGGTCAGTTCCATGACCCTCGCGTTTGTCGCAGGGATGATCCTTGCCTATCTTGAATTATGGATCCGGAAGAAACGGCCCCGGGGCACGGCTGAATCTCCAAAAGCCCGGGGAAATCCCCAAAATTAA
- a CDS encoding 4Fe-4S dicluster domain-containing protein, with product MQREFGIHMKGGVITERNADFSTVRIRTPAGVLSVEQLRGIARIAKTYGSGEVHCTIRQTLEIPHVDPKRLKNIAKALEKNGTPLGSERDEVVNIICCPGTERCKFANIDTISLAKKIDAKIFGKEMPVKMRIALSGCPNACTSPMLNEIGIIGRVVPVRTRERICTGCGTCVSYCKEKAIRIRNGISVLDENKCVACGVCVQSCHFDLIKAEHRHFLITVGGRRGRHPKIGRELLTVETEEQVLFVIDRIINWVYRRAWSGRLLSEQLDELHFEKFKEEIMKQVPGAGTVVEKVSEPKINS from the coding sequence ATGCAGCGCGAATTCGGCATTCATATGAAAGGCGGCGTCATTACCGAACGCAACGCCGATTTTTCCACCGTCCGGATCAGGACCCCGGCCGGAGTCCTCTCTGTTGAGCAGTTGCGGGGCATAGCCAGGATTGCCAAGACCTACGGGAGCGGGGAGGTCCACTGCACGATAAGGCAGACGCTCGAGATCCCCCATGTCGATCCAAAACGGCTGAAGAATATAGCAAAAGCCCTCGAGAAGAACGGGACTCCCCTCGGTTCCGAGAGGGACGAGGTCGTCAATATCATCTGTTGTCCCGGTACCGAACGCTGCAAATTCGCAAATATCGATACCATCAGTCTTGCAAAAAAGATCGATGCGAAAATCTTCGGGAAAGAGATGCCGGTCAAGATGCGCATCGCCCTCTCCGGCTGCCCGAATGCCTGCACGAGCCCCATGCTCAACGAGATCGGAATTATCGGCAGGGTAGTGCCGGTCCGCACCAGGGAACGGATCTGCACCGGCTGCGGCACCTGCGTCTCTTACTGCAAGGAAAAAGCGATACGGATCAGGAACGGCATCTCGGTGCTGGACGAGAACAAGTGCGTTGCCTGCGGGGTCTGCGTCCAGTCCTGTCATTTCGACCTCATCAAGGCTGAGCACCGCCACTTTCTCATTACGGTCGGGGGCAGGCGCGGGCGGCACCCGAAGATCGGGCGGGAATTACTGACGGTCGAGACCGAGGAGCAGGTCCTCTTTGTTATTGACAGGATCATCAACTGGGTCTATCGCCGGGCCTGGAGCGGGCGCCTCCTCTCTGAACAGCTGGACGAGCTCCACTTTGAGAAGTTCAAAGAAGAGATCATGAAACAGGTGCCCGGGGCAGGGACGGTAGTGGAAAAGGTAAGCGAGCCGAAGATAAACAGTTAA
- a CDS encoding DUF58 domain-containing protein, which translates to MEDRRELIRQIRKIELRVGILAEGLQSGLHHSVFRGQGIEFFEIREYVPGDDIRSIDWNVTARYNHPFVKEYTEERDQTIYLMADISGSGIFGSETTKQKKILELVASLGFAAIRNNDRVGLCLFSDRVEKFIPAKRGMAHLVSILNTIIDHEPESAGTDLGAAAAFLSKVISRRSSVIILSDFISPSFIPSLKLLRRRHEVIAIRIMDRRERELPDIGSIELEDPETGEQILVDTSDEAFRRRYRALVADAGTALHHELGKNHIHELVLMTDEPYESPLKRFFNGLSGRRRSIARIL; encoded by the coding sequence ATGGAAGACCGGCGCGAACTGATCCGGCAGATCCGCAAAATTGAACTCAGGGTCGGCATCCTTGCAGAAGGGCTCCAGTCGGGACTTCACCATTCGGTATTCCGGGGGCAGGGAATCGAATTTTTTGAGATCCGGGAATATGTTCCCGGTGATGATATCCGCTCCATCGACTGGAACGTGACCGCACGCTACAACCATCCGTTCGTCAAGGAATACACGGAGGAACGCGACCAGACCATCTACCTGATGGCAGATATCTCCGGCTCAGGGATCTTCGGGTCGGAAACAACAAAGCAGAAAAAGATCCTTGAGCTCGTTGCAAGCCTGGGATTTGCTGCAATCAGGAACAACGACCGGGTTGGTCTCTGCCTCTTTTCGGACCGGGTGGAAAAATTCATACCGGCGAAACGGGGCATGGCTCACCTGGTCAGTATCCTGAACACCATCATTGACCACGAGCCGGAATCCGCGGGAACCGATCTCGGGGCCGCGGCAGCATTCCTCTCAAAGGTGATCTCCCGGAGGAGTTCAGTTATCATCCTGTCGGATTTCATCTCGCCGTCATTCATCCCTTCCCTGAAGCTGCTGCGCCGGCGCCACGAAGTGATCGCAATCCGCATCATGGACCGGCGGGAACGGGAGCTTCCGGATATCGGCTCTATCGAGCTTGAGGATCCCGAGACCGGCGAACAGATCCTTGTGGATACCTCGGATGAAGCATTCCGCAGGAGATACCGGGCACTGGTTGCTGACGCAGGGACGGCGCTGCACCATGAGCTGGGAAAAAACCATATCCATGAACTGGTGCTCATGACCGATGAACCGTACGAGAGTCCCCTGAAGCGGTTCTTCAATGGATTATCCGGCCGGAGGCGGTCAATTGCCAGGATTTTATAG
- a CDS encoding formylmethanofuran dehydrogenase subunit C — METVTITMKNAPALYLEADTISPDAFAGKNAAQIAELPVFEGNVPTTLGKYFEIAGNAGATAEDTKIVVKGDVKKVKYLGFKMSAGELVIEGSTDLYVGAWMKGGKILAKGDVAAFAATAMKGGEITIEGNAGNYLGAAYRGDWRGMSGGKILVKGNAGSDLGMYMTGGQIVVNGNVDVHAMTHAEGGKLLVKGNANSKVGGQMVKGEIIIFGTIDIMMPGFKPVDEVELEVEGTKARFSHFIGDMGERHPKSKGQIVYGNLYKKI; from the coding sequence ATGGAAACCGTTACCATTACCATGAAGAATGCGCCTGCACTGTATCTTGAGGCAGACACCATCTCCCCCGATGCATTCGCCGGCAAGAACGCGGCCCAGATTGCAGAACTTCCCGTGTTCGAGGGAAATGTTCCCACAACGCTCGGCAAGTACTTCGAGATCGCCGGCAACGCCGGAGCAACCGCAGAAGACACGAAGATCGTTGTCAAAGGCGACGTGAAGAAGGTCAAGTACCTCGGCTTCAAGATGAGCGCCGGGGAACTGGTCATCGAAGGCAGCACCGACCTCTATGTCGGGGCCTGGATGAAAGGTGGCAAGATTCTCGCGAAGGGCGATGTTGCGGCATTTGCCGCAACCGCGATGAAGGGCGGTGAGATCACCATCGAGGGCAATGCCGGCAACTACCTTGGTGCTGCCTACCGCGGCGACTGGAGAGGCATGTCCGGAGGGAAGATCCTTGTCAAGGGCAATGCCGGGTCCGATCTCGGCATGTATATGACCGGTGGCCAGATCGTTGTCAACGGCAATGTCGATGTCCATGCCATGACTCATGCAGAAGGCGGGAAGCTCCTCGTGAAAGGCAACGCGAACAGCAAGGTCGGAGGCCAGATGGTCAAGGGCGAGATCATCATCTTCGGGACCATCGACATCATGATGCCCGGCTTCAAGCCTGTTGACGAGGTCGAGCTCGAAGTTGAAGGAACCAAGGCCAGGTTCTCGCATTTCATCGGCGACATGGGCGAGCGCCACCCCAAGAGCAAAGGCCAGATCGTGTACGGAAACCTGTACAAGAAGATCTGA
- a CDS encoding formylmethanofuran dehydrogenase subunit A, with protein sequence MSEYIIKNGHVFDPVQGIKGDKKDICIKDGKIVDKVGSSAKVIDAKDKTVMAGAVEIHAHVAGPKVNLGRIYRPEDKLFSCTPTHGMERMGGGASIPTTFKTGYEYAKMGYTTAMEAAMPPLFSRHVHEEIRDTPIIDEGAFPVFGNNWFVLEYLKNHEIENTAAYCAWLLNVTKGYAIKVVNPGGTEAWGWGLNCLTVNDPVPYFDITPAEIVKGLIEANEYLGLPHSMHIHPNNLGNPGCYETTLDTLKLAEGIKAKNKFGREQVMHLTHTQFHSYGGTNWGDFESKAKEVTDYVNKNKNITIDTGNVTLDETTTMTADGPFEHHLTGLNHLKWANCDVELETAAGVVPYIYSPNISVCAIQWAIGLEIPLMMKDPMRCYITTDHPNAGPFTRYPRVIKWLMSKKARETQINAFKHKDKVLSQTSIGSIDRELSLYELAQMTRAGPAKSLGLSAMCGGLKPGMDADVAVYNFSPDKPVADPEDIEKAFSRCAAVFKNGVQVVSNGEIVSNGHKRTLWVHVKANENPQVMRDIAEKFIKYYSMTQNNYEALGHHFVPNPFALEVDATN encoded by the coding sequence ATGTCTGAATATATCATCAAGAACGGCCATGTCTTTGACCCGGTGCAGGGCATCAAGGGCGACAAGAAAGATATCTGTATAAAGGACGGAAAGATCGTCGACAAGGTCGGCTCCTCCGCAAAAGTCATCGACGCCAAGGACAAGACCGTCATGGCAGGCGCCGTGGAGATCCACGCCCATGTCGCAGGACCCAAGGTCAACCTCGGCCGCATCTACCGGCCCGAGGACAAGCTCTTCAGCTGCACCCCGACCCATGGCATGGAGCGGATGGGCGGCGGGGCTTCGATCCCGACCACGTTCAAGACCGGGTACGAATACGCAAAGATGGGCTACACCACGGCAATGGAAGCCGCCATGCCCCCGCTCTTCTCCCGCCACGTGCACGAAGAGATCCGCGACACCCCCATCATCGATGAGGGCGCATTCCCGGTCTTCGGGAACAACTGGTTCGTCCTCGAGTACCTCAAGAACCACGAGATCGAGAACACCGCAGCATACTGTGCCTGGCTCCTCAACGTGACCAAGGGGTACGCAATCAAGGTTGTCAACCCCGGCGGCACGGAAGCCTGGGGCTGGGGACTGAACTGTCTCACCGTCAACGACCCGGTCCCGTACTTCGACATCACCCCCGCAGAGATCGTCAAGGGGCTTATCGAGGCAAACGAGTACCTCGGTCTCCCGCACTCGATGCACATCCACCCGAACAACCTCGGGAACCCCGGATGCTACGAGACAACCCTCGACACCCTGAAACTTGCAGAAGGCATCAAGGCGAAAAACAAGTTCGGCCGCGAACAGGTCATGCACCTCACCCACACCCAGTTCCACTCCTACGGTGGCACCAACTGGGGCGACTTCGAGTCGAAGGCCAAGGAAGTCACGGACTACGTCAACAAGAACAAGAACATCACCATCGATACCGGTAACGTCACCCTTGACGAGACCACCACGATGACCGCTGACGGCCCGTTCGAGCACCACTTAACCGGCCTCAACCACTTAAAGTGGGCCAACTGTGATGTCGAGCTCGAGACCGCGGCCGGTGTCGTCCCGTACATCTACAGCCCGAACATCTCGGTCTGTGCCATCCAGTGGGCAATCGGTCTTGAAATCCCCCTGATGATGAAAGACCCGATGCGCTGCTACATCACCACCGACCACCCGAACGCAGGACCCTTCACCCGGTACCCCCGCGTCATCAAGTGGCTCATGAGCAAGAAGGCACGGGAAACACAGATCAACGCCTTCAAGCACAAGGACAAGGTCCTCTCCCAGACCAGCATCGGCAGCATCGACAGGGAGCTCTCGCTTTACGAGCTTGCCCAGATGACACGCGCCGGCCCGGCCAAGTCCCTTGGTCTCTCCGCAATGTGTGGCGGCCTGAAGCCCGGCATGGATGCGGATGTTGCAGTGTACAACTTCAGCCCCGACAAGCCGGTTGCGGACCCCGAAGACATCGAGAAGGCATTCAGCCGCTGCGCTGCCGTCTTCAAGAACGGTGTTCAGGTTGTCAGCAACGGCGAGATCGTGAGCAATGGTCACAAGCGGACGCTCTGGGTCCACGTCAAGGCCAATGAGAACCCGCAGGTCATGCGCGACATTGCCGAGAAGTTCATCAAGTACTACAGCATGACGCAGAACAACTACGAAGCACTCGGGCACCACTTTGTCCCGAACCCGTTCGCCCTTGAGGTGGATGCAACCAACTGA